One genomic segment of Agromyces intestinalis includes these proteins:
- a CDS encoding polyphosphate kinase 2 family protein: MTRETYWREDPAELLRARPGIRLTEVDPDSHPGIRGSKSDGEEELVEGAGILADLQELLFANSRLGDRRRILLVLQAMDSAGKGGIVKHVMSAVDPSGVQLTSFKKPTEEELGHDFLWRISKASPGPGMIGVFDRSHYEDVLIGRVRELAPPEEIQRRYEAINEFERGLVAGGATIIKVMLHISRDEQRKRLGARLDRPDKHWKFNPGDIDERELWDDYQRAYEAVFERTSTLEAPWYVVPANRKWYARLAVQHLLIEALEGMALEWPKADYDVVEQQARLAVS, from the coding sequence ATGACGCGGGAGACCTACTGGAGAGAAGACCCCGCTGAACTGCTGCGGGCACGGCCGGGGATCCGACTGACCGAGGTCGACCCCGACTCGCATCCCGGCATCCGGGGCTCGAAGTCCGACGGCGAGGAGGAGCTCGTCGAAGGCGCGGGGATCCTCGCCGACCTGCAGGAGCTGCTGTTCGCGAACAGCCGGCTCGGCGATCGCCGGCGCATCCTGCTCGTGCTGCAGGCGATGGACAGCGCCGGCAAGGGCGGCATCGTCAAGCACGTCATGAGTGCCGTCGACCCGTCGGGCGTGCAGCTCACCTCGTTCAAGAAGCCCACCGAGGAGGAGCTCGGCCACGACTTCCTGTGGCGCATCAGCAAGGCTTCGCCGGGCCCCGGCATGATCGGCGTGTTCGACCGCTCGCACTACGAGGACGTGCTGATCGGGCGGGTGCGCGAGCTCGCCCCGCCCGAGGAGATCCAGCGGCGCTACGAGGCGATCAACGAATTCGAGCGCGGGCTCGTCGCGGGCGGCGCCACCATCATCAAGGTCATGCTGCACATCTCGCGCGATGAGCAGCGCAAGCGACTCGGCGCCCGGCTCGACCGACCCGACAAGCACTGGAAGTTCAACCCGGGCGACATCGACGAGCGCGAGCTGTGGGATGACTATCAGCGCGCGTACGAGGCCGTCTTCGAGCGCACCTCGACGCTCGAGGCGCCGTGGTACGTCGTGCCCGCCAATCGCAAGTGGTATGCGCGGCTGGCCGTACAGCACCTGCTCATCGAGGCGCTCGAAGGCATGGCGCTCGAGTGGCCGAAGGCCGACTACGACGTCGTCGAGCAGCAGGCGCGACTCGCGGTGAGCTGA